The Lachnospiraceae bacterium oral taxon 500 genome window below encodes:
- the rpmE2 gene encoding type B 50S ribosomal protein L31 (RpmE2; there appears to be two types of ribosomal proteins L31 in bacterial genomes; some contain a CxxC motif while others do not; Bacillus subtilis has both types; the proteins in this cluster do not have the CXXC motif; RpmE is found in exponentially growing Bacilli while YtiA was found after exponential growth; expression of ytiA is controlled by a zinc-specific transcriptional repressor; RpmE contains one zinc ion and a CxxC motif is responsible for this binding; forms an RNP particle along with proteins L5, L18, and L25 and 5S rRNA; found crosslinked to L2 and L25 and EF-G; may be near the peptidyltransferase site of the 50S ribosome), giving the protein MKKGIHPDYHPVVFMDSTSGFKFLSASTRTSSEKVEWEDGNSYPLIRMEVTSDSHPFYTGQQKATAARGRIEQFNRKYGIKAE; this is encoded by the coding sequence GTGAAAAAGGGAATTCATCCGGATTATCATCCAGTTGTATTTATGGATTCTACCTCCGGTTTTAAGTTTTTAAGTGCGTCGACCAGAACTTCAAGCGAAAAGGTGGAATGGGAAGATGGGAACAGCTACCCGCTGATTCGCATGGAAGTGACGTCCGACTCGCATCCGTTCTATACCGGTCAGCAGAAGGCAACCGCTGCCAGAGGCCGTATCGAACAATTTAATCGTAAGTACGGAATCAAAGCCGAATAA